In Archocentrus centrarchus isolate MPI-CPG fArcCen1 chromosome 21, fArcCen1, whole genome shotgun sequence, the following are encoded in one genomic region:
- the tnfaip6 gene encoding tumor necrosis factor-inducible gene 6 protein, whose product MRVLALLWILGFLLEEVQAWGFKNGIFHNSIWLEQAAGVYHRESRKGRYQLTYKEAKAVCKYEGGTLATYEQLEAARQIGFHVCAAGWFDKGRVGYPIVKPGSNCGFGKVGIIDYGYRLNKSEKWDVYCYNPYSKECGGVLTDQQRIIQSPGFPEEYQDEQICYWHIRVRLGQKIRLHFLEFDVEDDTACLADYLEVYDSYDDVSGFAGRFCGDYLPDNIISTGNVMTLKFLSDASVTAGGFQLQYIAFNASLPQN is encoded by the exons ATGCGTGTCTTGGCTCTCCTTTGGATACTCGGATTCCTGCTTGAAGAAGTGCAGGCATGGGGCTTCAAAAATGGAATTTTTCATAATTCAATTTGGCTag AACAAGCAGCTGGAGTTTATCACCGGGAATCACGCAAAGGAAGATATCAGCTGACGTACAAAGAGGCCAAGGCTGTCTGCAAGTATGAGGGAGGGACACTGGCCACTTATGAACAACTGGAGGCAGCTCGTCAAATAG GCTTTCATGTCTGTGCTGCTGGATGGTTTGACAAAGGACGTGTTGGCTATCCCATCGTCAAACCCGGCTCCAACTGTGGTTTTGGGAAGGTCGGCATAATCGATTATGGATACAGGCTgaacaaaagtgaaaaatggGATGTGTACTGCTACAACCCGTACT CCAAGGAGTGTGGCGGGGTGCTGACAGACCAGCAGAGGATCATTCAGTCTCCTGGTTTCCCTGAAGAGTATCAGGATGAACAGATCTGCTACTGGCACATCCGAGTGCGCCTGGGTCAGAAGATCCGTCTCCACTTCCTGGAGTTTGATGTCGAGGATGACACAGCTTGTCTGGCAGATTACCTGGAGGTGTATGACAGCTACGATGATGTATCAGGCTTTGCTGGGAG GTTCTGTGGCGATTATTTACCAGATAATATAATCAGCACAG GAAACGTGATGACACTAAAGTTCCTCTCTGATGCTTCGGTTACAGCTGGGGGCTTCCAGTTACAGTATATTGCTTTTAATGCATCTCTCCCACAAAATTAA